One Amaranthus tricolor cultivar Red isolate AtriRed21 chromosome 10, ASM2621246v1, whole genome shotgun sequence genomic window carries:
- the LOC130825843 gene encoding FBD-associated F-box protein At1g66310-like isoform X2, with product MERKEATRTCILSRRWRYLATYFTNLNFDVDNLETMTLGCKRQLKPVKDLKPRFLNWVSQVVALNRAPFIDEFRIRFPLDETDSSHLEAWINFAILKRVQNLELHLRSYTITSHVWKGMSHLKSLSLKGVNICGEVVELVFSRCHLLERLYIARSYNLFKLKILNLSSEKLKYLTVHDCQNLEEVEVQARNLVSFDFKCFHTVVVHVSAPSLIEAQFHGLYDTGLLPKFSPIRSLAAHLSKLSLNVYEKWIDEGLIIPSFPNIQYLKLWVSIKYSHFNFILLRCFPEACPLLHEFKLEVTYYPYNGEVDSDSDLDYSDSDDLKDSNLQDVKRWLETREEISATFPNLWKVEWASTFHNDLNKEYMLALHIVKNAIKLKDFIFTPIIPKPYSSYEEYSDYEEAMETCIDRAERLALVLPSHVNFVVIKEG from the exons ATGGAGAGAAAAGAAGCGACAAGAACTTGCATCCTTTCAAGAAGGTGGCGGTATTTGGCTACTTACTTCACTAATCTCAACTTTGATGTTGATAATTTAGAGACTATGACCTTAGGCTGTAAGCGCCAACTCAAGCCAGTCAAAGATCTAAAGCCAAGGTTCTTGAATTGGGTTAGTCAAGTAGTGGCTTTGAATCGTGCTCCATTTATTGATGAATTCAGAATTCGCTTTCCATTGGATGAGACTGATTCAAGTCATCTCGAGGCTTGGATCAATTTTGCTATCTTAAAACGAGTCCAGAACTTAGAGCTCCATTTAAGATCTTATACCATAACATCTCATGTTTGGAAAGGCATGAGCCACCTCAAGTCCCTGAGTTTGAAGGGGGTAAATATATGTGGAGAAGTAGTAGAGTTGGTTTTTTCTCGATGCCATCTTTTAGAACGACTATACATTGCTCGATCATACAATCTATTCAAGTTGAAGATTCTTAACTTAAGCTCA GAAAAGTTGAAATACTTGACAGTTCATGATTGCCAGAATTTAGAAGAAGTTGAGGTACAAGCTAGGAATCTTGTGTCGTTCGATTTCAAATGCTTCCATACAGTTGTGGTTCATGTTAGCGCTCCATCACTCATTGAAGCGCAATTTCATGGCTTATATGACACAGGACTGCTTCCAAAATTCTCGCCCATCAGAAGCTTAGCTGCTCACTTGTCTAAGCTTTCGCTTAATGTATATGAGAAATGG ATTGATGAAGGTCTTATCATCCCTTCTTTTCCTAATATCCAATACCTGAAGTTGTGGGTTTCTATCAAATATAgtcattttaactttattttgttAAGATGCTTCCCGGAGGCCTGCCCATTACTGCACGAATTCAAGCTGGAG GTAACTTATTATCCCTATAATGGGGAGGTAGATTCAGATTCAGATTTAGATTATTCAGATAGCGACGACTTGAAAGACTCGAATTTGCAAGATGTGAAGCGGTGGTTGGAGACTAGAGAGGAGATTAGTGCAACCTTTCCAAACTTGTGGAAAGTCGAATGGGCTTCAACATTTCACAATGATCTCAATAAAGAATATATGCTAGCTTTGCACATTGTTAAGAATGCCATTAAGCTTAAGGACTTCATCTTCACCCCCATAATTCCAAAGCCATATTCTAGTTATGAAGAATATTCTGATTATGAAGAAGCTATGGAAACTTGTATAGATCGCGCTGAACGATTAGCTTTGGTTCTCCCATCTCATGTGAATTTTGTGGTTATCAAAGAAGGCTAA
- the LOC130825843 gene encoding putative F-box/FBD/LRR-repeat protein At1g78760 isoform X1, whose protein sequence is MSNSSTKLILDGQEQDEWKDKLSTLSDDILVFILSLMERKEATRTCILSRRWRYLATYFTNLNFDVDNLETMTLGCKRQLKPVKDLKPRFLNWVSQVVALNRAPFIDEFRIRFPLDETDSSHLEAWINFAILKRVQNLELHLRSYTITSHVWKGMSHLKSLSLKGVNICGEVVELVFSRCHLLERLYIARSYNLFKLKILNLSSEKLKYLTVHDCQNLEEVEVQARNLVSFDFKCFHTVVVHVSAPSLIEAQFHGLYDTGLLPKFSPIRSLAAHLSKLSLNVYEKWIDEGLIIPSFPNIQYLKLWVSIKYSHFNFILLRCFPEACPLLHEFKLEVTYYPYNGEVDSDSDLDYSDSDDLKDSNLQDVKRWLETREEISATFPNLWKVEWASTFHNDLNKEYMLALHIVKNAIKLKDFIFTPIIPKPYSSYEEYSDYEEAMETCIDRAERLALVLPSHVNFVVIKEG, encoded by the exons ATGTCGAATTCTTCAACAAAGTTAATCTTGGATGGACAG GAACAAGATGAATGGAAGGATAAGCTCAGCACATTGTCTGATGATATACTTGTCTTTATTCTATCTCTTATGGAGAGAAAAGAAGCGACAAGAACTTGCATCCTTTCAAGAAGGTGGCGGTATTTGGCTACTTACTTCACTAATCTCAACTTTGATGTTGATAATTTAGAGACTATGACCTTAGGCTGTAAGCGCCAACTCAAGCCAGTCAAAGATCTAAAGCCAAGGTTCTTGAATTGGGTTAGTCAAGTAGTGGCTTTGAATCGTGCTCCATTTATTGATGAATTCAGAATTCGCTTTCCATTGGATGAGACTGATTCAAGTCATCTCGAGGCTTGGATCAATTTTGCTATCTTAAAACGAGTCCAGAACTTAGAGCTCCATTTAAGATCTTATACCATAACATCTCATGTTTGGAAAGGCATGAGCCACCTCAAGTCCCTGAGTTTGAAGGGGGTAAATATATGTGGAGAAGTAGTAGAGTTGGTTTTTTCTCGATGCCATCTTTTAGAACGACTATACATTGCTCGATCATACAATCTATTCAAGTTGAAGATTCTTAACTTAAGCTCA GAAAAGTTGAAATACTTGACAGTTCATGATTGCCAGAATTTAGAAGAAGTTGAGGTACAAGCTAGGAATCTTGTGTCGTTCGATTTCAAATGCTTCCATACAGTTGTGGTTCATGTTAGCGCTCCATCACTCATTGAAGCGCAATTTCATGGCTTATATGACACAGGACTGCTTCCAAAATTCTCGCCCATCAGAAGCTTAGCTGCTCACTTGTCTAAGCTTTCGCTTAATGTATATGAGAAATGG ATTGATGAAGGTCTTATCATCCCTTCTTTTCCTAATATCCAATACCTGAAGTTGTGGGTTTCTATCAAATATAgtcattttaactttattttgttAAGATGCTTCCCGGAGGCCTGCCCATTACTGCACGAATTCAAGCTGGAG GTAACTTATTATCCCTATAATGGGGAGGTAGATTCAGATTCAGATTTAGATTATTCAGATAGCGACGACTTGAAAGACTCGAATTTGCAAGATGTGAAGCGGTGGTTGGAGACTAGAGAGGAGATTAGTGCAACCTTTCCAAACTTGTGGAAAGTCGAATGGGCTTCAACATTTCACAATGATCTCAATAAAGAATATATGCTAGCTTTGCACATTGTTAAGAATGCCATTAAGCTTAAGGACTTCATCTTCACCCCCATAATTCCAAAGCCATATTCTAGTTATGAAGAATATTCTGATTATGAAGAAGCTATGGAAACTTGTATAGATCGCGCTGAACGATTAGCTTTGGTTCTCCCATCTCATGTGAATTTTGTGGTTATCAAAGAAGGCTAA